The Mustela lutreola isolate mMusLut2 chromosome 3, mMusLut2.pri, whole genome shotgun sequence genome includes a region encoding these proteins:
- the KIFC2 gene encoding kinesin-like protein KIFC2 isoform X8 produces MYAFYSLLIYIFYSLFRRDGGAAAAGDPEDPAQSAGCKRGGRRRPDQPTAELWTELTGLVGLPGCSESEDGREEGAEGRATEVSLEEALVRLAEFLSVQLGAEESSGSPPDLTKPSDVPPLLTVTGQLLALLAWTRSPRRRQALSQGTQPALEGQCPTPVGSPSREESPSLSPRDEAQGQNPPQLEEDRRAWQRLEQLILGQLEELKQQLELQEEELGRLRLGVGFSLRQGATDSEKRVQHLTLENEALKQSLSLMRDLLLHWGPAASTRAPQEEAEALVELQGRLQEAQDTTEALQVQVFRELEPAVLSCLRGYSVCIFTYGQTGTGKTYSMEGPPEDPGIAPRALQSLFQEMGTGGQHRVTLSMVEIYNEAVRDLLAPGPPERLAVRQGPAGQGGIQVAGLTYWDVPNLETLHQGCRPCSGQVLSLRPPDAEPGEEQQGHRRHLQEPAQLSVACLGHTDLARGVPTARARHRRHPASGGPGGIRACLEGGGSRPVAGRRRRRPASAGGPDHQSLAAGLGGRDGRAAGPPATRALPRLAAHATAAAGAGTRRHGGAAAADLHAARGPGGDSMLAEVRRARGPSRAGARPALQGPALRDALLPQHRHAPHRDPLHAHAAPRQPPESRRGERLRLGSRDPKERVLLAWTRALPTELLHPHNLLDLRDPLSSQVGSLAPGVRRT; encoded by the exons ATGTACGCCTTCTACTCGCTGCTCATCTACATCTTCTACAGCCTCTTCCGTAGGGATGGCGGGGCTGCGGCGGCCGGTGACCCCGAGGACCCCGCCCAG AGTGCGGGTTGCAAGCGCGGGGGTCGCCGCCGCCCCGACCAGCCCACGGCGGAGCTGTGGACCGAGCTGACAGGCCTGGTCG GCCTCCCTGGGTGCTCCGAATCTGAGGATGGGCGGGAAGAGGGAGCCGAAGGCCGCGCTACGGAGGTCTCCCTGGAAGAGGCTCTCGTGCGTCTTGCTGAGTTCCTCTCCGTCCAGCTGGGGGCGGAAGAGAGCTCCGGGAGTCCTCCCGACCTGACCAAG CCGAGCGATGTCCCCCCACTGTTGACGGTGACTGGTCAGCTCTTGGCCCTCCTGGCATGGACTCGGAGCCCCAGGAGAAGGCAGGCCCTGTCCCAGGGGACTCAGCCGGCGTTGGAGGGGCAGTGCCCCACTCCCGTGG GATCCCCATCTCGAGAAGAAAGCCCTTCCCTTTCACCAAGGGATGAGGCCCAAGGGCAGAACCCTCCCCAGCTGGAGGAGGACCGGAGGGCGTGGCAGCGGCTGGAGCAGCTCATCCTGGGGCAG ctGGAAGAGCTGAAGCAGCAGCTGGAACtgcaggaggaggagctgggccGCCTGCGCCTGGGAGTG GGTTTCTCTCTCCGCCAGGGGGCGACAGACTCAGAGAAAAGGGTCCAGCATCTGACCCTGGAGAACGAGGCTCtgaagcagagcctgagcctcATGCGGGATCTCCTGCTGCACTGGGGCCCCGCAGCCTCCACCAGGGCCCCTCAG gaggaggcagaggcgtTGGTGGAGCTCCAGGGTCGGcttcaggaagcccaggacaccACAGAAGCTCTTCAAGTCCAG GTCTTCAGGGAGCTGGAACCAGCTGTGCTGTCCTGCCTCCGTGGCTACAGTGTGTGCATTTTCACCTACGGTCAGACGGGGACAGGCAAGACCTACAGTatggag GGCCCACCTGAGGACCCTGGCATAGCTCCTAGGGCACTGCAGTCGCTGTTCCAGGAGATGGGGACGGGAGGGCAACATCGTGTGACTCTCAGCATGGTGGAGATCTACAATGAGGCCGTCAG GGATCTCCTAGCCCCAGGGCCTCCTGAGCGGCTGGCCGTGAGGCAGGGCCCAGCAGGCCAGGGGGGCATTCAGGTGGCTGGCCTCACCTACTGGGATGTGCCCAACCTGGAGACGCTGCACCAG GGATGCAGACCCTGCAGTGGGCAGGTCCTATCGCTCCGCCCTCCAGATGCTGAGCCTGGGGAGGAGCAACAGGGCCACCGCCGCCACCTCCAAGAACCGGCACAGCTCTCGGTCGCATGCCTTGGTCACACTGACCTTGCGCGCGGCGTCCCCACCGCGCGGGCCAGGCACCGCAG GCACCCTGCATCTGGTGGACCTGGCGGGATCCGAGCGTGCCTGGAAGGCGGGGGCAGCCGGCCCGTTGCGGGGAGACGGAGACGGCGCCCAGCGTCTGCGGGAGGCCCGGACCATCAATCGCTCGCTGCTGGCCTTGGGGGGCGTGATGGCCGCGCTGCGGGCCCGCCGGCCACACGTGCCCTTCCGCGACTCGCAGCTCACGCGACTGCTGCAGCCGGCGCTGGGACCCGGCGCCACGGCGGTGCTGCTGCTGCAG ATCTCCACGCGGCCCGAGGACCTGGGGGAGACAGTATGCTCGCTGAAGTTCGCCGAGCGCGTGGGCCGAGTAGAGCTGGGGCCCGCCCGGCGCTGCAGGGCCCCGCGCTCCGGGACGCCCTCCTCCCTCAGCACCGACACGCCCCTCACCGGGACCCCCTGCACGCCCACGCCGCCCCCCGGCAGCCCCCCGAGTCCCGGCGCGGAGAGCGACTCCGGCTCGGCTCTCGGGACCCAAAAGAACGTGTCCTCCTAGCCTGGACTCGCGCCCTGCCGACAGAGCTCCTACACCCTCACAACCTCCTTGATCTCAGAGACCCCCTCTCCTCTCAAGTTGGTTCCCTTGCCCCAGGAGTGAGGAGGACTTAG
- the KIFC2 gene encoding kinesin-like protein KIFC2 isoform X6, with the protein MYAFYSLLIYIFYSLFRRDGGAAAAGDPEDPAQSAGCKRGGRRRPDQPTAELWTELTGLVGLPGCSESEDGREEGAEGRATEVSLEEALVRLAEFLSVQLGAEESSGSPPDLTKPSDVPPLLTVTGQLLALLAWTRSPRRRQALSQGTQPALEGQCPTPVGSPSREESPSLSPRDEAQGQNPPQLEEDRRAWQRLEQLILGQLEELKQQLELQEEELGRLRLGVGFSLRQGATDSEKRVQHLTLENEALKQSLSLMRDLLLHWGPAASTRAPQEEAEALVELQGRLQEAQDTTEALQVQVSWALGALSAGRGGTQLPEEQRGPPTGCPGRLLELKGNIRVLCRLRPGTPSSLVSSEPGPSGTVTTCYRGRQRRFRLDWVFSPEASQEEVFRELEPAVLSCLRGYSVCIFTYGQTGTGKTYSMEGPPEDPGIAPRALQSLFQEMGTGGQHRVTLSMVEIYNEAVRDLLAPGPPERLAVRQGPAGQGGIQVAGLTYWDVPNLETLHQGCRPCSGQVLSLRPPDAEPGEEQQGHRRHLQEPAQLSVACLGHTDLARGVPTARARHRRHPASGGPGGIRACLEGGGSRPVAGRRRRRPASAGGPDHQSLAAGLGGRDGRAAGPPATRALPRLAAHATAAAGAGTRRHGGAAAADLHAARGPGGDSMLAEVRRARGPSRAGARPALQGPALRDALLPQHRHAPHRDPLHAHAAPRQPPESRRGERLRLGSRDPKERVLLAWTRALPTELLHPHNLLDLRDPLSSQVGSLAPGVRRT; encoded by the exons ATGTACGCCTTCTACTCGCTGCTCATCTACATCTTCTACAGCCTCTTCCGTAGGGATGGCGGGGCTGCGGCGGCCGGTGACCCCGAGGACCCCGCCCAG AGTGCGGGTTGCAAGCGCGGGGGTCGCCGCCGCCCCGACCAGCCCACGGCGGAGCTGTGGACCGAGCTGACAGGCCTGGTCG GCCTCCCTGGGTGCTCCGAATCTGAGGATGGGCGGGAAGAGGGAGCCGAAGGCCGCGCTACGGAGGTCTCCCTGGAAGAGGCTCTCGTGCGTCTTGCTGAGTTCCTCTCCGTCCAGCTGGGGGCGGAAGAGAGCTCCGGGAGTCCTCCCGACCTGACCAAG CCGAGCGATGTCCCCCCACTGTTGACGGTGACTGGTCAGCTCTTGGCCCTCCTGGCATGGACTCGGAGCCCCAGGAGAAGGCAGGCCCTGTCCCAGGGGACTCAGCCGGCGTTGGAGGGGCAGTGCCCCACTCCCGTGG GATCCCCATCTCGAGAAGAAAGCCCTTCCCTTTCACCAAGGGATGAGGCCCAAGGGCAGAACCCTCCCCAGCTGGAGGAGGACCGGAGGGCGTGGCAGCGGCTGGAGCAGCTCATCCTGGGGCAG ctGGAAGAGCTGAAGCAGCAGCTGGAACtgcaggaggaggagctgggccGCCTGCGCCTGGGAGTG GGTTTCTCTCTCCGCCAGGGGGCGACAGACTCAGAGAAAAGGGTCCAGCATCTGACCCTGGAGAACGAGGCTCtgaagcagagcctgagcctcATGCGGGATCTCCTGCTGCACTGGGGCCCCGCAGCCTCCACCAGGGCCCCTCAG gaggaggcagaggcgtTGGTGGAGCTCCAGGGTCGGcttcaggaagcccaggacaccACAGAAGCTCTTCAAGTCCAG GTGTCCTGGGCCCTGGGAGCACTGTCAGCTGGCAGGGGTGGGACtcagctccctgaggagcagCGGGGGCCCCCGACTGGATGCCCGGGGCGGCTGCTGGAGCTCAAGG GAAATATCCGTGTGCTGTGTCGGTTGAGGCCAGGGACACCCTCCAGCCTGGTGAGCTCGGAGCCTGGCCCCAGTGGCACGGTCACCACCTGCTATCGAGGGCGCCAGCGTCGCTTCCGCCTGGACTGGGTCTTCTCTCCAGAGGCCAGCCAGGAGGAG GTCTTCAGGGAGCTGGAACCAGCTGTGCTGTCCTGCCTCCGTGGCTACAGTGTGTGCATTTTCACCTACGGTCAGACGGGGACAGGCAAGACCTACAGTatggag GGCCCACCTGAGGACCCTGGCATAGCTCCTAGGGCACTGCAGTCGCTGTTCCAGGAGATGGGGACGGGAGGGCAACATCGTGTGACTCTCAGCATGGTGGAGATCTACAATGAGGCCGTCAG GGATCTCCTAGCCCCAGGGCCTCCTGAGCGGCTGGCCGTGAGGCAGGGCCCAGCAGGCCAGGGGGGCATTCAGGTGGCTGGCCTCACCTACTGGGATGTGCCCAACCTGGAGACGCTGCACCAG GGATGCAGACCCTGCAGTGGGCAGGTCCTATCGCTCCGCCCTCCAGATGCTGAGCCTGGGGAGGAGCAACAGGGCCACCGCCGCCACCTCCAAGAACCGGCACAGCTCTCGGTCGCATGCCTTGGTCACACTGACCTTGCGCGCGGCGTCCCCACCGCGCGGGCCAGGCACCGCAG GCACCCTGCATCTGGTGGACCTGGCGGGATCCGAGCGTGCCTGGAAGGCGGGGGCAGCCGGCCCGTTGCGGGGAGACGGAGACGGCGCCCAGCGTCTGCGGGAGGCCCGGACCATCAATCGCTCGCTGCTGGCCTTGGGGGGCGTGATGGCCGCGCTGCGGGCCCGCCGGCCACACGTGCCCTTCCGCGACTCGCAGCTCACGCGACTGCTGCAGCCGGCGCTGGGACCCGGCGCCACGGCGGTGCTGCTGCTGCAG ATCTCCACGCGGCCCGAGGACCTGGGGGAGACAGTATGCTCGCTGAAGTTCGCCGAGCGCGTGGGCCGAGTAGAGCTGGGGCCCGCCCGGCGCTGCAGGGCCCCGCGCTCCGGGACGCCCTCCTCCCTCAGCACCGACACGCCCCTCACCGGGACCCCCTGCACGCCCACGCCGCCCCCCGGCAGCCCCCCGAGTCCCGGCGCGGAGAGCGACTCCGGCTCGGCTCTCGGGACCCAAAAGAACGTGTCCTCCTAGCCTGGACTCGCGCCCTGCCGACAGAGCTCCTACACCCTCACAACCTCCTTGATCTCAGAGACCCCCTCTCCTCTCAAGTTGGTTCCCTTGCCCCAGGAGTGAGGAGGACTTAG
- the KIFC2 gene encoding kinesin-like protein KIFC2 isoform X7, translated as MYAFYSLLIYIFYSLFRRDGGAAAAGDPEDPAQSAGCKRGGRRRPDQPTAELWTELTGLVGSPSREESPSLSPRDEAQGQNPPQLEEDRRAWQRLEQLILGQLEELKQQLELQEEELGRLRLGVGFSLRQGATDSEKRVQHLTLENEALKQSLSLMRDLLLHWGPAASTRAPQEEAEALVELQGRLQEAQDTTEALQVQLGVQEVQLQGLRGALRQLQQETEQNCRRELQQMHGQLAGLRARMASLRQGCGDLRGLVSTFTQSCQCSLSEARGQVSWALGALSAGRGGTQLPEEQRGPPTGCPGRLLELKGNIRVLCRLRPGTPSSLVSSEPGPSGTVTTCYRGRQRRFRLDWVFSPEASQEEVFRELEPAVLSCLRGYSVCIFTYGQTGTGKTYSMEGPPEDPGIAPRALQSLFQEMGTGGQHRVTLSMVEIYNEAVRDLLAPGPPERLAVRQGPAGQGGIQVAGLTYWDVPNLETLHQGCRPCSGQVLSLRPPDAEPGEEQQGHRRHLQEPAQLSVACLGHTDLARGVPTARARHRRHPASGGPGGIRACLEGGGSRPVAGRRRRRPASAGGPDHQSLAAGLGGRDGRAAGPPATRALPRLAAHATAAAGAGTRRHGGAAAADLHAARGPGGDSMLAEVRRARGPSRAGARPALQGPALRDALLPQHRHAPHRDPLHAHAAPRQPPESRRGERLRLGSRDPKERVLLAWTRALPTELLHPHNLLDLRDPLSSQVGSLAPGVRRT; from the exons ATGTACGCCTTCTACTCGCTGCTCATCTACATCTTCTACAGCCTCTTCCGTAGGGATGGCGGGGCTGCGGCGGCCGGTGACCCCGAGGACCCCGCCCAG AGTGCGGGTTGCAAGCGCGGGGGTCGCCGCCGCCCCGACCAGCCCACGGCGGAGCTGTGGACCGAGCTGACAGGCCTGGTCG GATCCCCATCTCGAGAAGAAAGCCCTTCCCTTTCACCAAGGGATGAGGCCCAAGGGCAGAACCCTCCCCAGCTGGAGGAGGACCGGAGGGCGTGGCAGCGGCTGGAGCAGCTCATCCTGGGGCAG ctGGAAGAGCTGAAGCAGCAGCTGGAACtgcaggaggaggagctgggccGCCTGCGCCTGGGAGTG GGTTTCTCTCTCCGCCAGGGGGCGACAGACTCAGAGAAAAGGGTCCAGCATCTGACCCTGGAGAACGAGGCTCtgaagcagagcctgagcctcATGCGGGATCTCCTGCTGCACTGGGGCCCCGCAGCCTCCACCAGGGCCCCTCAG gaggaggcagaggcgtTGGTGGAGCTCCAGGGTCGGcttcaggaagcccaggacaccACAGAAGCTCTTCAAGTCCAG ctGGGGGTGCAGGAGGTGCAGCTGCAGGGCCTTCGGGGGGCCCTTCGGCAGCTCCAGCAGGAGACAGAGCAGAACTGTCGAAGGGAGCTACAGCAGATGCACGGGCAGCTGGCAG GACTCCGGGCACGGATGGCTAGCCTgcgccagggctgtggggacctCCGAGGCCTGGTCAGCACATTTACCCAGAGCTGTCAGTGTTCGCTCAGTGAAGCCCGCGGTCAG GTGTCCTGGGCCCTGGGAGCACTGTCAGCTGGCAGGGGTGGGACtcagctccctgaggagcagCGGGGGCCCCCGACTGGATGCCCGGGGCGGCTGCTGGAGCTCAAGG GAAATATCCGTGTGCTGTGTCGGTTGAGGCCAGGGACACCCTCCAGCCTGGTGAGCTCGGAGCCTGGCCCCAGTGGCACGGTCACCACCTGCTATCGAGGGCGCCAGCGTCGCTTCCGCCTGGACTGGGTCTTCTCTCCAGAGGCCAGCCAGGAGGAG GTCTTCAGGGAGCTGGAACCAGCTGTGCTGTCCTGCCTCCGTGGCTACAGTGTGTGCATTTTCACCTACGGTCAGACGGGGACAGGCAAGACCTACAGTatggag GGCCCACCTGAGGACCCTGGCATAGCTCCTAGGGCACTGCAGTCGCTGTTCCAGGAGATGGGGACGGGAGGGCAACATCGTGTGACTCTCAGCATGGTGGAGATCTACAATGAGGCCGTCAG GGATCTCCTAGCCCCAGGGCCTCCTGAGCGGCTGGCCGTGAGGCAGGGCCCAGCAGGCCAGGGGGGCATTCAGGTGGCTGGCCTCACCTACTGGGATGTGCCCAACCTGGAGACGCTGCACCAG GGATGCAGACCCTGCAGTGGGCAGGTCCTATCGCTCCGCCCTCCAGATGCTGAGCCTGGGGAGGAGCAACAGGGCCACCGCCGCCACCTCCAAGAACCGGCACAGCTCTCGGTCGCATGCCTTGGTCACACTGACCTTGCGCGCGGCGTCCCCACCGCGCGGGCCAGGCACCGCAG GCACCCTGCATCTGGTGGACCTGGCGGGATCCGAGCGTGCCTGGAAGGCGGGGGCAGCCGGCCCGTTGCGGGGAGACGGAGACGGCGCCCAGCGTCTGCGGGAGGCCCGGACCATCAATCGCTCGCTGCTGGCCTTGGGGGGCGTGATGGCCGCGCTGCGGGCCCGCCGGCCACACGTGCCCTTCCGCGACTCGCAGCTCACGCGACTGCTGCAGCCGGCGCTGGGACCCGGCGCCACGGCGGTGCTGCTGCTGCAG ATCTCCACGCGGCCCGAGGACCTGGGGGAGACAGTATGCTCGCTGAAGTTCGCCGAGCGCGTGGGCCGAGTAGAGCTGGGGCCCGCCCGGCGCTGCAGGGCCCCGCGCTCCGGGACGCCCTCCTCCCTCAGCACCGACACGCCCCTCACCGGGACCCCCTGCACGCCCACGCCGCCCCCCGGCAGCCCCCCGAGTCCCGGCGCGGAGAGCGACTCCGGCTCGGCTCTCGGGACCCAAAAGAACGTGTCCTCCTAGCCTGGACTCGCGCCCTGCCGACAGAGCTCCTACACCCTCACAACCTCCTTGATCTCAGAGACCCCCTCTCCTCTCAAGTTGGTTCCCTTGCCCCAGGAGTGAGGAGGACTTAG
- the KIFC2 gene encoding kinesin-like protein KIFC2 isoform X2, which translates to MYAFYSLLIYIFYSLFRRDGGAAAAGDPEDPAQSAGCKRGGRRRPDQPTAELWTELTGLVGLPGCSESEDGREEGAEGRATEVSLEEALVRLAEFLSVQLGAEESSGSPPDLTKPSDVPPLLTVTGQLLALLAWTRSPRRRQALSQGTQPALEGQCPTPVGSPSREESPSLSPRDEAQGQNPPQLEEDRRAWQRLEQLILGQLEELKQQLELQEEELGRLRLGVGATDSEKRVQHLTLENEALKQSLSLMRDLLLHWGPAASTRAPQEEAEALVELQGRLQEAQDTTEALQVQLGVQEVQLQGLRGALRQLQQETEQNCRRELQQMHGQLAGLRARMASLRQGCGDLRGLVSTFTQSCQCSLSEARGQVSWALGALSAGRGGTQLPEEQRGPPTGCPGRLLELKGNIRVLCRLRPGTPSSLVSSEPGPSGTVTTCYRGRQRRFRLDWVFSPEASQEEVFRELEPAVLSCLRGYSVCIFTYGQTGTGKTYSMEGPPEDPGIAPRALQSLFQEMGTGGQHRVTLSMVEIYNEAVRDLLAPGPPERLAVRQGPAGQGGIQVAGLTYWDVPNLETLHQGCRPCSGQVLSLRPPDAEPGEEQQGHRRHLQEPAQLSVACLGHTDLARGVPTARARHRRHPASGGPGGIRACLEGGGSRPVAGRRRRRPASAGGPDHQSLAAGLGGRDGRAAGPPATRALPRLAAHATAAAGAGTRRHGGAAAADLHAARGPGGDSMLAEVRRARGPSRAGARPALQGPALRDALLPQHRHAPHRDPLHAHAAPRQPPESRRGERLRLGSRDPKERVLLAWTRALPTELLHPHNLLDLRDPLSSQVGSLAPGVRRT; encoded by the exons ATGTACGCCTTCTACTCGCTGCTCATCTACATCTTCTACAGCCTCTTCCGTAGGGATGGCGGGGCTGCGGCGGCCGGTGACCCCGAGGACCCCGCCCAG AGTGCGGGTTGCAAGCGCGGGGGTCGCCGCCGCCCCGACCAGCCCACGGCGGAGCTGTGGACCGAGCTGACAGGCCTGGTCG GCCTCCCTGGGTGCTCCGAATCTGAGGATGGGCGGGAAGAGGGAGCCGAAGGCCGCGCTACGGAGGTCTCCCTGGAAGAGGCTCTCGTGCGTCTTGCTGAGTTCCTCTCCGTCCAGCTGGGGGCGGAAGAGAGCTCCGGGAGTCCTCCCGACCTGACCAAG CCGAGCGATGTCCCCCCACTGTTGACGGTGACTGGTCAGCTCTTGGCCCTCCTGGCATGGACTCGGAGCCCCAGGAGAAGGCAGGCCCTGTCCCAGGGGACTCAGCCGGCGTTGGAGGGGCAGTGCCCCACTCCCGTGG GATCCCCATCTCGAGAAGAAAGCCCTTCCCTTTCACCAAGGGATGAGGCCCAAGGGCAGAACCCTCCCCAGCTGGAGGAGGACCGGAGGGCGTGGCAGCGGCTGGAGCAGCTCATCCTGGGGCAG ctGGAAGAGCTGAAGCAGCAGCTGGAACtgcaggaggaggagctgggccGCCTGCGCCTGGGAGTG GGGGCGACAGACTCAGAGAAAAGGGTCCAGCATCTGACCCTGGAGAACGAGGCTCtgaagcagagcctgagcctcATGCGGGATCTCCTGCTGCACTGGGGCCCCGCAGCCTCCACCAGGGCCCCTCAG gaggaggcagaggcgtTGGTGGAGCTCCAGGGTCGGcttcaggaagcccaggacaccACAGAAGCTCTTCAAGTCCAG ctGGGGGTGCAGGAGGTGCAGCTGCAGGGCCTTCGGGGGGCCCTTCGGCAGCTCCAGCAGGAGACAGAGCAGAACTGTCGAAGGGAGCTACAGCAGATGCACGGGCAGCTGGCAG GACTCCGGGCACGGATGGCTAGCCTgcgccagggctgtggggacctCCGAGGCCTGGTCAGCACATTTACCCAGAGCTGTCAGTGTTCGCTCAGTGAAGCCCGCGGTCAG GTGTCCTGGGCCCTGGGAGCACTGTCAGCTGGCAGGGGTGGGACtcagctccctgaggagcagCGGGGGCCCCCGACTGGATGCCCGGGGCGGCTGCTGGAGCTCAAGG GAAATATCCGTGTGCTGTGTCGGTTGAGGCCAGGGACACCCTCCAGCCTGGTGAGCTCGGAGCCTGGCCCCAGTGGCACGGTCACCACCTGCTATCGAGGGCGCCAGCGTCGCTTCCGCCTGGACTGGGTCTTCTCTCCAGAGGCCAGCCAGGAGGAG GTCTTCAGGGAGCTGGAACCAGCTGTGCTGTCCTGCCTCCGTGGCTACAGTGTGTGCATTTTCACCTACGGTCAGACGGGGACAGGCAAGACCTACAGTatggag GGCCCACCTGAGGACCCTGGCATAGCTCCTAGGGCACTGCAGTCGCTGTTCCAGGAGATGGGGACGGGAGGGCAACATCGTGTGACTCTCAGCATGGTGGAGATCTACAATGAGGCCGTCAG GGATCTCCTAGCCCCAGGGCCTCCTGAGCGGCTGGCCGTGAGGCAGGGCCCAGCAGGCCAGGGGGGCATTCAGGTGGCTGGCCTCACCTACTGGGATGTGCCCAACCTGGAGACGCTGCACCAG GGATGCAGACCCTGCAGTGGGCAGGTCCTATCGCTCCGCCCTCCAGATGCTGAGCCTGGGGAGGAGCAACAGGGCCACCGCCGCCACCTCCAAGAACCGGCACAGCTCTCGGTCGCATGCCTTGGTCACACTGACCTTGCGCGCGGCGTCCCCACCGCGCGGGCCAGGCACCGCAG GCACCCTGCATCTGGTGGACCTGGCGGGATCCGAGCGTGCCTGGAAGGCGGGGGCAGCCGGCCCGTTGCGGGGAGACGGAGACGGCGCCCAGCGTCTGCGGGAGGCCCGGACCATCAATCGCTCGCTGCTGGCCTTGGGGGGCGTGATGGCCGCGCTGCGGGCCCGCCGGCCACACGTGCCCTTCCGCGACTCGCAGCTCACGCGACTGCTGCAGCCGGCGCTGGGACCCGGCGCCACGGCGGTGCTGCTGCTGCAG ATCTCCACGCGGCCCGAGGACCTGGGGGAGACAGTATGCTCGCTGAAGTTCGCCGAGCGCGTGGGCCGAGTAGAGCTGGGGCCCGCCCGGCGCTGCAGGGCCCCGCGCTCCGGGACGCCCTCCTCCCTCAGCACCGACACGCCCCTCACCGGGACCCCCTGCACGCCCACGCCGCCCCCCGGCAGCCCCCCGAGTCCCGGCGCGGAGAGCGACTCCGGCTCGGCTCTCGGGACCCAAAAGAACGTGTCCTCCTAGCCTGGACTCGCGCCCTGCCGACAGAGCTCCTACACCCTCACAACCTCCTTGATCTCAGAGACCCCCTCTCCTCTCAAGTTGGTTCCCTTGCCCCAGGAGTGAGGAGGACTTAG